From Geomonas agri, one genomic window encodes:
- a CDS encoding universal stress protein has product MFKHILVPMDGSKLAEAALPAARFMAEKLQAQVTLFHVVEKDAPSQVHGQKHLTGPEEAERYLQEVAATWFQGIPKVECHVHETETPLVSESIVAHAAELGHDLVVMCSHGRGKAFHLLFGSIAQKVIAGGTLPVLITHPDDRGEPPPFCCCQILLPLDTDPEHEKGLPVVKSVARICNADLHITTVIPTYESLPPDEKVTARTLPATAARMLDLEARDASEHLQDLVRGLVAEGIHASAHVLRGDPAETIARAAQEAKIDLMVLPTHGKTGMAAFWTGSVAHGICSRSKCPLLLVPISEPSAGD; this is encoded by the coding sequence ATGTTCAAGCACATTCTCGTCCCGATGGACGGATCCAAACTCGCCGAAGCCGCCCTCCCCGCCGCCCGTTTCATGGCCGAAAAGCTGCAGGCCCAGGTGACCCTCTTCCACGTGGTGGAGAAGGACGCCCCGAGCCAGGTGCACGGCCAGAAGCACCTGACCGGTCCCGAGGAAGCGGAACGCTACCTACAGGAGGTAGCCGCCACCTGGTTTCAAGGCATCCCCAAAGTCGAGTGTCACGTGCACGAGACCGAGACCCCGCTGGTCTCCGAGAGCATCGTCGCCCACGCCGCCGAACTGGGCCACGACTTGGTAGTGATGTGTTCGCACGGGCGCGGCAAGGCCTTTCACCTGCTCTTTGGATCCATCGCCCAGAAGGTGATCGCCGGAGGGACCCTGCCGGTGTTGATCACCCACCCCGACGACCGGGGCGAGCCCCCGCCGTTTTGCTGCTGCCAAATCCTGCTGCCGCTCGACACCGATCCCGAGCACGAGAAGGGACTGCCGGTGGTGAAATCGGTGGCACGCATCTGCAATGCCGACCTGCACATCACCACGGTGATCCCCACCTACGAGTCGCTACCTCCCGACGAGAAGGTGACGGCGCGCACCCTGCCGGCCACCGCGGCGCGCATGCTCGACCTGGAGGCCCGTGACGCCTCTGAGCACTTGCAGGATCTGGTGCGGGGGCTGGTAGCGGAGGGGATCCACGCCTCGGCCCACGTGCTCCGGGGAGATCCGGCCGAGACTATCGCCCGGGCGGCGCAGGAGGCGAAGATCGACCTCATGGTGCTCCCAACCCACGGCAAGACCGGCATGGCTGCCTTCTGGACCGGCAGCGTCGCCCACGGTATCTGCAGCCGCAGCAAGTGCCCCCTGTTGCTGGTGCCAATCTCCGAGCCCTCCGCCGGCGACTGA